One Defluviimonas sp. SAOS-178_SWC DNA window includes the following coding sequences:
- a CDS encoding adenylate kinase: MTNIILLGPPGAGKGTQARRLVEERGMVQLSTGDMLKEAIADGTELGRKVEGIMARGELVTDEIVIGLIDEKMKSAKGSGFIFDGFPRTLPQADALADLLDRSGQSLGAVIEMRVDDEALVDRIAGRFTCGNCGEVYHKTTKPTAKEGACDVCGSHDLRHRADDNPETLKQRLMEYYKKTSPLIGYYYHDGKLAPVDGLAEIDDVAKSIAVVLDRTAAS, from the coding sequence ATGACGAACATCATTCTGCTCGGGCCGCCGGGGGCGGGCAAGGGAACTCAGGCCCGCCGTCTGGTGGAAGAACGCGGGATGGTGCAGCTGTCCACCGGCGACATGCTGAAAGAGGCGATCGCCGACGGCACCGAACTTGGCCGCAAGGTCGAGGGGATCATGGCGCGCGGCGAGCTTGTGACCGATGAGATCGTTATCGGCCTGATCGACGAGAAGATGAAATCCGCCAAGGGGTCTGGATTCATCTTCGACGGGTTCCCGCGCACGCTGCCTCAGGCGGATGCGCTGGCCGACCTCCTCGACCGGTCGGGCCAGTCGCTGGGCGCGGTGATCGAGATGCGGGTCGACGACGAGGCGCTTGTCGACCGCATCGCCGGGCGTTTTACCTGCGGCAATTGCGGCGAGGTCTATCACAAGACGACCAAGCCGACCGCCAAGGAAGGCGCCTGCGACGTCTGCGGTTCGCACGATCTTCGCCACCGCGCCGACGACAATCCCGAGACGCTGAAACAGCGGCTGATGGAATACTACAAGAAGACCTCGCCGCTGATTGGCTATTACTACCACGACGGCAAGCTCGCCCCCGTCGACGGGCTGGCCGAGATCGACGATGTGGCCAAATCGATTGCGGTTGTGCTGGATCGGACCGCCGCGTCTTGA
- the rpsM gene encoding 30S ribosomal protein S13: protein MARIAGVNIPTGKRVPIALQYIHGIGNDIAHKICEAVKIEPARRVNELSDAEVLAIREHIDANYTVEGDLRREVQMNIKRLMDLGCYRGLRHRRNLPVRGQRTHTNARTRKGPAKAIAGKKK from the coding sequence GTGGCACGTATTGCTGGCGTCAACATTCCGACGGGGAAACGCGTCCCCATCGCCCTTCAGTATATCCACGGCATCGGTAACGATATCGCCCACAAGATCTGTGAGGCCGTGAAGATCGAACCGGCGCGTCGTGTGAACGAACTTTCCGACGCCGAAGTGCTCGCAATCCGCGAACATATCGACGCCAACTACACGGTCGAGGGTGACCTTCGCCGCGAAGTCCAGATGAACATCAAGCGTCTGATGGACCTCGGCTGCTACCGCGGTCTGCGCCATCGCCGCAACCTGCCGGTGCGCGGTCAGCGGACCCACACCAACGCTCGTACCCGCAAAGGCCCCGCGAAGGCCATTGCCGGCAAGAAGAAATAA
- the rpsK gene encoding 30S ribosomal protein S11: MARDKTRMKKKERKNIAAGVAHVNSSFNNTKILISDVQGNAIAWSSAGTMGFKGSRKSTPYAAQMAAEDAGRKAQDHGVKTLEVEVQGPGSGRESALRALAAVGFNITSIRDVTPIAHNGCRPPKRRRV; the protein is encoded by the coding sequence ATGGCACGCGATAAGACCCGCATGAAGAAAAAGGAACGCAAGAACATCGCCGCTGGCGTTGCTCATGTGAACTCCTCGTTCAACAACACCAAGATCCTCATCTCCGACGTTCAGGGCAACGCGATTGCCTGGTCCTCGGCCGGTACGATGGGCTTCAAGGGCTCGCGCAAGTCGACGCCCTATGCCGCCCAGATGGCCGCCGAAGACGCCGGCCGCAAGGCGCAGGATCACGGCGTGAAGACCCTCGAGGTCGAAGTTCAGGGCCCCGGTTCGGGCCGTGAATCGGCGCTGCGCGCTCTGGCCGCCGTCGGCTTCAACATCACCTCGATCCGTGATGTGACGCCGATCGCGCATAACGGCTGCCGTCCGCCGAAGCGCCGCCGCGTCTGA
- a CDS encoding DNA-directed RNA polymerase subunit alpha translates to MIHKNWAELIKPQQLDVKPGNDPQRQATLVAEPLERGFGLTLGNALRRVLMSSLQGAAITSVQIDNVLHEFSSVAGVREDVTDIVLNLKGVSLKMEVEGPKRLSISAKGPGVVTAGDISESNGIEVLNKDHVICHLDEGADLFMELTVDTGKGYVAADKNRPEDAPIGLIPIDAIYSPVKKVSYEVQPTREGQVLDYDKLTMKIETDGSLTPDDAVAYAARILQDQLGIFVNFEEPEAAGKGEAEEGLEFNPLLLKKVDELELSVRSANCLKNDNIVYIGDLIQKTEAEMLRTPNFGRKSLNEIKEVLSGMGLHLGMDVEDWPPENIEDLAKRFEDQF, encoded by the coding sequence ATGATCCACAAGAATTGGGCCGAACTGATCAAGCCGCAGCAGCTTGATGTGAAGCCGGGCAACGATCCGCAGCGTCAGGCGACGCTCGTGGCCGAACCGCTGGAGCGTGGCTTTGGCCTGACGCTCGGCAACGCGCTGCGCCGCGTGTTGATGTCGTCACTTCAGGGCGCGGCCATCACCTCGGTCCAGATCGACAACGTCCTGCACGAGTTTTCCTCGGTCGCCGGTGTGCGTGAGGACGTCACAGACATCGTTCTGAATCTCAAGGGCGTCAGCCTGAAGATGGAAGTCGAGGGGCCGAAGCGCCTGTCGATCTCCGCCAAGGGTCCGGGCGTCGTCACCGCCGGCGACATCTCGGAATCGAACGGCATCGAGGTTCTGAACAAGGACCACGTGATCTGCCACCTCGACGAGGGTGCCGACCTCTTCATGGAACTGACGGTCGATACCGGCAAGGGCTATGTCGCGGCCGACAAGAACCGCCCCGAAGACGCTCCGATCGGCCTGATCCCGATCGACGCGATCTACTCGCCGGTCAAGAAGGTGTCGTACGAGGTCCAGCCGACCCGCGAGGGCCAGGTGCTCGACTACGACAAGCTGACGATGAAGATCGAAACCGACGGCTCGCTGACGCCGGATGACGCGGTGGCCTATGCCGCCCGCATCCTGCAGGACCAGCTTGGCATCTTCGTGAACTTCGAAGAGCCGGAAGCCGCCGGCAAGGGCGAGGCCGAGGAAGGGCTGGAGTTCAACCCGCTCCTGCTCAAGAAGGTCGACGAGCTCGAACTGTCGGTGCGCTCGGCGAACTGCCTCAAGAACGACAACATCGTCTATATCGGCGATCTCATCCAGAAGACCGAAGCGGAGATGCTCCGCACCCCGAACTTCGGCCGCAAGTCGCTCAACGAGATCAAGGAAGTGCTCTCGGGCATGGGCCTGCACCTCGGCATGGATGTCGAGGACTGGCCGCCGGAGAACATCGAGGATCTCGCCAAGCGGTTCGAAGACCAGTTCTGA
- the rplQ gene encoding 50S ribosomal protein L17, with product MRHARGYRRLNRTHEHRKALFANMAGSLIEHEQIKTTLPKAKELRPIIEKLITLAKRGDLHARRQAAAQLKQDMHVARLFEVLGPRYKERQGGYVRVLKAGFRYGDMAPMAIIEFVDRDPAAKGAADKARLEAEEAAES from the coding sequence ATGCGTCACGCTCGCGGCTACCGCCGTCTGAACCGCACCCATGAGCACCGCAAGGCGCTCTTCGCCAACATGGCCGGGTCGCTCATCGAACACGAACAGATCAAGACCACCCTTCCGAAGGCGAAGGAACTGCGTCCGATCATTGAAAAGCTGATCACGCTGGCCAAGCGGGGCGACCTTCACGCCCGTCGTCAGGCCGCGGCGCAGCTCAAGCAAGACATGCATGTCGCGCGCCTCTTCGAGGTTCTCGGCCCGCGCTACAAGGAGCGTCAGGGCGGCTACGTCCGCGTCTTGAAGGCCGGTTTCCGCTACGGTGACATGGCGCCGATGGCGATCATCGAATTCGTCGACCGCGACCCCGCGGCGAAGGGCGCTGCCGACAAGGCACGCCTTGAGGCCGAGGAAGCGGCAGAATCCTGA
- a CDS encoding helix-turn-helix transcriptional regulator, which translates to MSGMPTLDPILHTLSLMAPAGYFIGLHIRYASPLMQFSNYNQDWLDHYTEKAYALRDPTIAWGFSTEGASRWADIGIPDPFGLFQEAKRFGLTYGMTVSCGPVRSRTISSFARSDRDFLDEEIDKIAHLVRRLHDITEPPESLTTAQIEALRLIAAGDRHAAAAAKLNISESALKARLMSARQRLLARTTAEAIQRAKDYRLL; encoded by the coding sequence ATGTCCGGAATGCCCACGCTTGATCCCATCCTGCATACGCTGTCGCTCATGGCGCCGGCCGGATACTTCATCGGCCTGCACATCCGTTATGCGTCTCCGCTCATGCAATTTTCGAACTACAATCAGGATTGGCTGGATCACTACACCGAGAAAGCCTACGCGCTTCGCGACCCCACGATCGCTTGGGGGTTCAGCACCGAAGGTGCCAGCCGGTGGGCCGACATCGGTATTCCGGACCCGTTCGGATTGTTTCAGGAGGCCAAGCGCTTTGGCCTGACTTACGGGATGACTGTCTCCTGCGGCCCCGTCAGATCGCGGACGATTTCGAGTTTCGCACGGTCGGATCGCGATTTCCTCGACGAGGAGATCGACAAGATCGCGCATCTGGTTCGGCGCCTCCACGACATCACGGAGCCGCCTGAAAGTCTAACGACGGCTCAGATCGAGGCCCTGCGGCTGATTGCGGCGGGGGATCGGCACGCGGCGGCAGCGGCCAAACTGAACATATCCGAGAGTGCGCTCAAGGCGCGTCTGATGTCCGCGCGGCAGAGACTGCTCGCCCGTACAACGGCAGAGGCGATCCAGCGCGCCAAGGATTACAGGCTGTTGTAA
- a CDS encoding acyl-homoserine-lactone synthase, whose product MHTTVLSFENLHNHGELFANLFRARKQSFIVEKQWNLPEALDMEYDQYDTPASRWIAIHDEVGQVYAGIRLTPTTARCGIYSYMIRDAQRGLLSSLSPDLLHEEAPVDPYVWECTRVFVLHSTPQMIRRRVHGYMVAAMVKSARELGATQLIAITPANWPRWYGRCGLTAAAMGPVMFIDDGDYQCVRIDLSAKMH is encoded by the coding sequence ATGCACACCACCGTTCTGTCCTTCGAAAATCTCCATAACCACGGAGAGTTGTTCGCGAACCTCTTTCGGGCGCGAAAGCAGTCCTTCATCGTCGAGAAGCAGTGGAACCTGCCCGAGGCGCTCGACATGGAGTACGATCAGTACGACACGCCGGCAAGCCGCTGGATCGCCATCCACGACGAGGTGGGCCAGGTCTATGCGGGCATCCGGCTGACGCCGACGACCGCGCGCTGCGGCATCTACAGCTACATGATCCGCGATGCGCAGCGCGGGCTCCTCTCCTCCCTGTCGCCCGATCTCCTCCACGAGGAGGCGCCGGTCGATCCGTACGTCTGGGAATGCACCCGCGTCTTCGTCCTCCACTCGACGCCGCAAATGATCCGGCGCCGGGTGCACGGCTACATGGTCGCCGCGATGGTAAAATCGGCGCGGGAGCTTGGCGCCACGCAGCTGATCGCGATCACGCCCGCGAACTGGCCGCGGTGGTATGGCCGCTGCGGATTGACCGCAGCCGCGATGGGCCCGGTGATGTTCATCGACGATGGCGACTACCAATGCGTCCGGATTGACCTGTCGGCCAAGATGCATTGA
- a CDS encoding replication-associated recombination protein A — protein MSDLFDIAADPSAPAASRPLADRLRPVSLSDVIGQEKVLSPDGPLGAMLGAGSLSSLILWGPPGVGKTTIARLLADATDLAFVQISAIFTGVPELRKVFEAAKLRRQQGRGTLLFVDEIHRFNKAQQDGFLPHMEDGTILLVGATTENPSFELNAALLSRAQVIVLERLTPADLERLAQRAEKELGKALPLKAEARAALIEMADGDGRALLNLIEQVVAWKIEAPLTTEALSQRLMRRAAKYDKSGEEHYNLISALHKSVRGSDPDAALYWFARMLEGGEDPRFLARRITRMSVEDIGLADPQAQTICLHAWEVYERLGSPEGELALAQAVTYLALAPKSNAGYVAYKAARDSARKTGSEPPPKHILNAPTRLMKEQGYGAGYAYDHDTEDGFSGQNYFPEAMKRPVYYQPVERGYERELKKRLDWFAKLRDKRGS, from the coding sequence ATGTCCGACCTTTTCGACATCGCCGCCGATCCGTCCGCGCCCGCGGCCTCCCGCCCGCTCGCCGACCGGTTGCGTCCGGTGTCGCTCTCGGATGTGATCGGGCAGGAAAAGGTCCTGTCCCCCGACGGGCCGCTCGGCGCGATGCTCGGGGCCGGAAGCCTGTCGTCCCTGATCCTCTGGGGGCCGCCCGGTGTCGGCAAGACCACCATCGCGCGGCTTCTCGCGGATGCGACCGATCTCGCCTTCGTCCAAATCAGCGCGATCTTCACCGGTGTGCCGGAACTCCGCAAGGTCTTCGAGGCCGCAAAGCTGCGCCGGCAGCAGGGGCGCGGCACCCTGCTTTTCGTCGACGAGATTCACCGTTTCAACAAGGCCCAACAGGATGGATTCCTGCCGCATATGGAGGACGGAACGATCCTTCTCGTCGGCGCCACGACCGAGAACCCCTCGTTCGAGCTGAACGCGGCGCTTCTGAGCCGGGCGCAGGTGATCGTGCTGGAACGGCTGACACCAGCCGATCTCGAACGGCTGGCGCAGCGGGCGGAAAAGGAGCTGGGAAAGGCTCTGCCCCTCAAAGCCGAGGCGCGCGCGGCACTGATCGAGATGGCCGACGGCGACGGCCGCGCACTCCTGAACCTGATCGAGCAGGTCGTCGCCTGGAAGATAGAGGCGCCGCTGACCACAGAGGCGCTGTCGCAACGCCTGATGCGCCGGGCGGCGAAATACGACAAGTCCGGGGAGGAGCATTACAACCTCATCTCCGCGCTCCACAAATCCGTGCGCGGATCCGATCCCGATGCGGCGCTTTACTGGTTCGCCCGGATGCTCGAAGGCGGCGAGGATCCGCGCTTTCTCGCGCGCCGGATCACGCGGATGTCGGTCGAGGATATCGGCCTTGCCGATCCGCAGGCGCAGACGATCTGCCTCCATGCCTGGGAGGTCTACGAGCGGCTCGGCAGCCCGGAGGGCGAACTGGCGCTCGCGCAGGCGGTGACCTATCTCGCGCTCGCGCCGAAATCGAATGCCGGCTACGTCGCCTACAAGGCCGCCCGCGACAGCGCCCGCAAGACCGGGTCGGAGCCGCCGCCAAAGCATATCCTGAACGCCCCCACGAGGCTGATGAAGGAGCAGGGCTACGGCGCGGGCTATGCCTACGACCACGATACCGAGGACGGATTCTCGGGGCAGAACTATTTCCCCGAAGCCATGAAACGCCCGGTCTACTACCAGCCCGTCGAGCGCGGCTACGAGCGCGAACTGAAAAAACGCCTCGACTGGTTCGCGAAGCTCCGCGACAAGCGCGGTTCCTGA
- a CDS encoding glycerate kinase type-2 family protein: MTTLRDKARELFAVACLAADPAQALQAALAKAPLPRPGPGGVLHVIALGKAAIPMATLLKEHLEGVPYHMIVVTNYENARDLPGATVFAAGHPVPDENGIRAAEAVERMLTSATAADRVIALISGGGSALLPAPAGTQTLADKAEVNRLLLANGFEITEINLVRQHLSRLKGGGFLRRAAPAPVTAYILSDVVGDDLRVVASGPTVAPIGTRQEARDLLQTRGLWPRLPEPAQALLTSDAAEEPLPAAHNLLIGSNRKSLEAMVAAAGPDAVIVNDHLTGDVSGAATSIVAAATAARKGHPARLIFGGETTVTLKGSGLGGRNQELALRVAMTMPDLGRDWVFLSGGTDGRDGPTDAAGGIVDAGTTERIRAAGGSPEGLLSNNDSHAALKLAGDLLVTGATGTNVADVQILLLG, encoded by the coding sequence TTGACCACCTTACGCGACAAGGCGAGGGAGCTCTTTGCGGTCGCTTGCCTTGCCGCGGATCCCGCTCAGGCGCTTCAGGCGGCGCTCGCGAAAGCGCCCCTGCCGCGCCCCGGGCCGGGGGGCGTCCTGCATGTCATCGCGCTGGGCAAGGCCGCGATTCCGATGGCGACCCTCCTCAAGGAGCATCTGGAGGGCGTCCCCTATCACATGATCGTGGTCACGAACTACGAGAACGCCCGCGACCTGCCCGGCGCGACGGTCTTCGCCGCTGGTCACCCCGTGCCCGACGAGAACGGCATCCGCGCCGCCGAGGCGGTGGAGCGGATGCTGACGTCCGCCACCGCCGCCGACCGGGTCATCGCCCTGATCTCCGGCGGCGGATCGGCGCTCTTGCCCGCGCCGGCCGGCACCCAGACGCTTGCCGACAAGGCCGAGGTCAATCGCCTGCTTCTGGCAAACGGATTCGAGATCACCGAAATCAATCTCGTGCGTCAGCATCTGTCGCGCCTGAAAGGCGGCGGATTCCTGCGCCGCGCCGCCCCGGCGCCGGTAACCGCCTACATTCTCTCGGACGTGGTCGGCGACGATCTTCGCGTCGTCGCGTCGGGACCGACGGTCGCGCCCATCGGCACCCGGCAGGAGGCCCGCGATCTGCTGCAAACGCGCGGCCTCTGGCCCCGCTTGCCGGAGCCGGCGCAGGCGCTCCTCACCAGCGACGCGGCCGAAGAACCGCTGCCCGCGGCGCATAACCTGCTCATCGGATCGAACCGGAAAAGCCTTGAAGCGATGGTCGCTGCCGCCGGTCCCGACGCGGTCATCGTGAACGACCATCTGACCGGCGACGTGTCCGGGGCCGCCACGTCGATCGTGGCCGCCGCGACGGCTGCCCGGAAAGGCCACCCGGCCCGCCTGATCTTCGGCGGCGAAACGACGGTGACGCTCAAGGGGTCCGGCCTCGGCGGCCGTAACCAGGAGCTTGCCTTGCGCGTGGCCATGACCATGCCGGACCTCGGCCGGGATTGGGTCTTCCTCTCCGGCGGAACCGATGGCCGCGACGGCCCGACCGACGCCGCCGGCGGCATCGTCGATGCCGGCACCACGGAGCGCATCCGCGCGGCGGGCGGCTCTCCCGAAGGGCTCCTTTCGAACAACGACAGTCACGCGGCCCTGAAACTGGCGGGCGATCTGTTGGTCACCGGCGCGACCGGAACCAATGTCGCGGATGTCCAGATCCTGTTGCTGGGGTGA
- a CDS encoding HpcH/HpaI aldolase/citrate lyase family protein, whose amino-acid sequence MSFHVIQQAPARLNRSELAVPGSAPQMFEKAAQSEADVIFLDLEDAVAPDDKAQARKNIIKALNEIDWGRKTMSVRINGLDTHYMYRDVVDVVEQAGERLDLIMIPKVGTAADVYAVDMLVTQIEDARGYKKRIGFEHIIETALGMQNVSEIAGASKRNESLHFGVADYAASTRARTTIIGGVNPDYSVLTDAAEDGSRAVHWGDMWHYALARMVVAARANGLRPVDGPFGDFSDPDGYRAAAKRAAVLGCEGKWAIHPSQIALANEVMSPSEAEVTKAQRILKAMEQAAAEGKGAVSLDGRLIDYASIRQAEVLVEKARQISEG is encoded by the coding sequence ATGTCCTTCCACGTCATCCAGCAGGCCCCGGCCCGACTGAACCGCAGCGAACTCGCCGTTCCCGGCAGCGCGCCGCAAATGTTTGAAAAAGCAGCGCAATCCGAAGCGGATGTGATCTTTCTCGATCTCGAGGACGCGGTCGCGCCGGACGACAAGGCGCAGGCGCGCAAGAACATCATCAAGGCCCTGAACGAGATCGACTGGGGCCGCAAAACGATGTCGGTGCGAATCAACGGGCTGGACACGCACTACATGTATCGCGACGTCGTCGACGTGGTCGAACAGGCCGGCGAGCGACTCGACCTGATCATGATCCCGAAGGTCGGAACCGCCGCCGACGTCTATGCCGTCGACATGCTGGTCACGCAGATCGAGGACGCCAGGGGCTACAAGAAGCGCATCGGCTTCGAGCACATCATCGAGACGGCGCTCGGCATGCAGAACGTCTCGGAAATCGCCGGCGCATCGAAGCGCAACGAAAGCCTGCATTTCGGCGTCGCCGACTATGCCGCCTCCACCCGCGCCCGCACCACGATCATCGGCGGCGTGAACCCCGATTACTCGGTCCTGACCGACGCGGCCGAGGATGGCAGCCGCGCGGTCCACTGGGGCGACATGTGGCACTATGCGCTGGCCCGGATGGTCGTCGCCGCCCGCGCCAACGGCTTGCGCCCGGTCGACGGGCCGTTCGGCGATTTTTCGGACCCCGACGGCTACCGCGCCGCCGCGAAACGGGCCGCCGTTCTGGGGTGCGAGGGCAAATGGGCCATCCACCCGTCGCAGATCGCGCTCGCCAACGAGGTCATGAGCCCGTCGGAGGCCGAGGTCACGAAGGCACAGAGGATCCTCAAGGCCATGGAACAAGCGGCGGCCGAAGGCAAAGGGGCCGTGTCCCTCGACGGCCGCCTCATCGATTACGCGTCCATTCGCCAGGCCGAAGTCCTGGTCGAGAAGGCGCGGCAGATTTCGGAGGGCTGA
- a CDS encoding response regulator transcription factor codes for MLADSNPLVLTAMSEIVGKDARFSLVATSATAEGFLGTVMRMPVQVGVIDWNLPALGGAKLIEVLREHPNAPRLVVYGDESSDTPRKAMSAGAAGFAARSGSVERLLETCLSVAKGQMVFPFLDVRKLQQDPIEQLSRRERALLEALSKGLTNRELSREFDISTNTVKFHLSNLFEKLSVKNRTQAIAFYYANRASRGDF; via the coding sequence ATGTTAGCGGACAGCAATCCGCTGGTGCTGACGGCGATGTCCGAGATTGTCGGCAAGGATGCCCGATTCTCTCTCGTCGCCACGTCCGCGACGGCCGAGGGCTTCCTTGGCACGGTGATGCGGATGCCGGTCCAGGTGGGCGTGATCGACTGGAACCTGCCCGCCCTCGGCGGCGCCAAGCTGATCGAGGTGCTGCGCGAACATCCGAACGCGCCGCGCCTCGTGGTCTATGGCGACGAAAGCTCGGACACCCCTCGCAAGGCGATGTCCGCCGGCGCGGCGGGCTTTGCCGCGCGGTCCGGATCGGTGGAGCGGCTTCTGGAAACCTGTCTTTCGGTCGCCAAGGGGCAGATGGTCTTCCCCTTCCTCGACGTGCGCAAGCTGCAGCAGGACCCGATCGAGCAACTGTCGCGGCGCGAGCGGGCGCTGTTGGAGGCCCTGTCGAAGGGCCTGACCAACCGCGAACTGTCCAGGGAATTCGACATCAGCACGAACACGGTCAAGTTCCATCTGTCGAACTTGTTCGAAAAACTGTCGGTGAAGAACCGGACACAGGCCATTGCCTTCTACTATGCCAACCGGGCGTCGAGAGGGGATTTCTGA
- a CDS encoding aminotransferase, giving the protein MSDIRIFPQLEIPETLAAGPGPGNTDARVLASFANAGLADHMQADVLRGMVEAKEMLRIVWGTKNVYTFGVGGTGFSGLDCLFSAILPGDEVVAFTNGTFSGIDGLTIRMKASSREDLRANPLDPKPANVTMVVVPHGQSVTAEVIEPALAGKKPKWAFMAHWETGSGRINDLRAFSDACERHGVLGLVDAVSSLGIEDFDIDDYPGVVGWASCPQKGVLCLPLTYAPVSFSDRYIDEVKANGCYSYVHHPLLEARHWGIADGKDVPAGSYHRTHSGYAVAAFHEALRINLQHGKAQKARDYAHHERALREAVSAMGCEVTSNMTSLVVLNLPPALAGREKELVQACRAKGFGIWPTLSEPVQVRIGILNQLSEAAITDIVIRFATAMNEMGAGLDIAAIREVLRGSYENLMAAE; this is encoded by the coding sequence ATGAGCGATATCCGAATTTTCCCGCAACTTGAGATTCCGGAAACGCTGGCCGCCGGGCCCGGCCCGGGCAATACCGATGCGCGGGTGCTTGCCAGCTTCGCCAATGCGGGCCTTGCCGACCACATGCAGGCCGATGTCCTGCGCGGCATGGTCGAGGCCAAGGAGATGCTGCGCATCGTCTGGGGCACGAAGAACGTCTACACGTTCGGCGTCGGCGGCACCGGGTTCAGCGGGCTCGACTGCCTGTTCAGCGCCATCCTGCCGGGTGACGAGGTCGTCGCCTTCACCAACGGCACGTTCAGCGGGATCGACGGGCTGACCATCCGCATGAAGGCATCGAGCCGCGAGGACCTGCGCGCCAATCCGCTCGACCCCAAGCCCGCGAATGTGACGATGGTCGTGGTCCCGCACGGGCAGTCGGTCACCGCCGAGGTGATCGAGCCGGCCCTTGCCGGCAAAAAGCCGAAATGGGCCTTCATGGCGCATTGGGAAACCGGATCCGGCCGGATCAACGACCTGCGCGCCTTCTCCGATGCCTGCGAGCGTCACGGCGTGCTCGGGCTGGTCGATGCGGTGTCCTCCCTCGGGATCGAGGATTTCGACATCGACGACTATCCCGGTGTCGTCGGCTGGGCGTCCTGCCCGCAGAAGGGCGTTCTCTGCCTGCCGCTGACCTATGCGCCAGTGAGCTTTTCGGACCGTTACATTGACGAGGTCAAGGCCAATGGTTGCTACAGCTACGTCCACCATCCGCTTCTGGAAGCGCGCCATTGGGGCATCGCCGACGGCAAGGACGTGCCGGCGGGCAGCTATCACCGGACCCATTCGGGCTATGCCGTCGCCGCCTTCCACGAGGCGCTTCGCATCAACCTCCAGCACGGCAAGGCGCAGAAGGCCCGCGATTACGCGCATCACGAACGCGCGCTGCGCGAGGCGGTATCCGCGATGGGCTGCGAGGTGACGTCGAACATGACGAGCCTCGTCGTCCTCAACCTTCCCCCCGCGCTCGCCGGGCGCGAGAAGGAGCTGGTGCAGGCCTGCCGCGCCAAGGGCTTCGGCATCTGGCCGACCCTGTCGGAGCCGGTGCAGGTGCGCATCGGCATCCTCAACCAGCTCTCCGAAGCGGCCATCACCGACATCGTGATCCGCTTCGCGACCGCGATGAACGAGATGGGGGCGGGGTTGGATATCGCCGCGATCAGGGAGGTTCTGCGCGGCTCCTATGAGAACCTGATGGCCGCCGAATAA